From the Syntrophorhabdaceae bacterium genome, one window contains:
- a CDS encoding NAD(P)-dependent alcohol dehydrogenase — protein sequence MKIKAAVVREKSGPFVIEDVELDDPRENEVLVRITGSGLCHTDLVARDQYLPFPLPAVLGHEGSGVVEKIGSRVQKVKAGDHVVLSYLSCGCCSSCLKGLPTYCLNFFPSNFMGSRLDGSATMKKKGKPIHGAFFGQSSFASHAIALERNVVKVKQDVSLDKLGPLGCGVQTGAGGVMNSLKAEAGSSIAIFGMGSVGLSAVLAAVVVGCTTIVAVDFNMTRLALAREFGATHIIDPRNGDPVEEIRTITGGGAKYSLECTGIPDVLSQALDCLTLTGVCGLIGVAPFGSRVSLDCQNILNGRAVRGIVEGDSIPDVFIPTLIDLYTQSRFPFDRMITFYNLDQINQAAEDSEKGKTLKAVLRP from the coding sequence ATGAAAATCAAAGCTGCCGTGGTACGTGAAAAGTCTGGCCCCTTTGTGATTGAGGATGTGGAGCTTGATGATCCGAGAGAGAATGAAGTGCTGGTCAGAATCACGGGTTCAGGCCTCTGCCACACTGACCTTGTAGCTCGCGACCAGTATCTGCCGTTTCCGTTACCAGCAGTGCTCGGGCATGAGGGTTCGGGGGTTGTCGAGAAGATAGGGTCGCGTGTTCAGAAAGTCAAAGCCGGTGATCATGTGGTGCTGAGTTATCTCTCCTGCGGATGTTGTTCTTCATGCCTTAAGGGTCTTCCTACTTACTGTCTCAACTTCTTTCCTTCAAATTTCATGGGGAGCAGGCTCGACGGATCGGCTACCATGAAGAAGAAAGGCAAACCTATCCATGGCGCCTTCTTCGGGCAATCCTCCTTTGCGAGCCACGCCATTGCTTTGGAGCGAAACGTCGTGAAAGTGAAGCAGGACGTGTCGCTCGACAAACTGGGACCCCTTGGCTGCGGCGTCCAGACCGGCGCGGGCGGCGTGATGAATTCCCTGAAGGCCGAAGCCGGCTCGTCAATCGCCATCTTCGGCATGGGATCAGTGGGATTAAGCGCGGTGCTCGCGGCAGTTGTGGTGGGCTGTACTACGATTGTTGCCGTTGATTTCAACATGACCCGCCTAGCCCTGGCCAGAGAATTCGGCGCCACGCATATTATCGATCCGAGGAATGGAGATCCCGTGGAAGAGATAAGAACCATAACCGGGGGCGGCGCCAAGTACTCACTCGAGTGTACCGGAATTCCCGATGTGCTTTCCCAGGCACTCGATTGTCTGACCCTCACGGGTGTGTGCGGATTGATCGGGGTGGCGCCCTTCGGCAGCAGGGTGAGTCTCGACTGTCAGAACATTCTCAACGGGCGCGCCGTCAGGGGGATCGTGGAAGGGGATTCGATCCCTGATGTTTTCATCCCCACGCTCATCGATCTGTACACGCAAAGCCGTTTCCCTTTCGATCGGATGATCACGTTCTATAACCTCGATCAGATTAATCAGGCGGCTGAAGACTCAGAAAAAGGTAAGACACTAAAGGCAGTTCTCCGCCCATAA
- a CDS encoding aldehyde dehydrogenase family protein yields MENHQMFIGGKWVDSVSGATFDDLNPYTGALYARVAKGNVEDTRRVMAAAYAARREWASTPPLVRSQVLYKAAQMLEADRQGFADVLIQEGGSAFGKAMFEISQTVDLLETAAADSKRILGETFHNDPGKLSMTIRRPRGTVVAISPWNFPLILSMYKVAYSIATGNTVVLKPASETPVIGLKIGELFEKAGLPAGVLNVITGPGSILGDALIDDDRCSFVTITGETVTGRHVAQRAAAKLKEYTLELGGKNPLIILADADMEYAVKSAAFSAFLHQGEICMSVDRVIVEKPIAEEFSKRLADLASHLPVGDPSLPTTFIGPVISDNQVQKIHAHVQDAVAKGAKLLTGGTHEGRLYKPTVLSAITREMQIYYEETFGPVTSVIPVNDEKQALEVANDTTYGLSAGVITKDLEKAIFLAEGLEAGMVHVNDGSIDADACTPFGGCKSSGQGREGGQYSIEELTELKWVTIQKKGRMLPF; encoded by the coding sequence ATGGAAAATCATCAAATGTTTATCGGTGGCAAATGGGTCGATTCTGTTTCCGGGGCGACCTTCGATGACCTGAATCCCTACACGGGCGCATTATATGCGCGGGTGGCAAAGGGGAACGTGGAGGATACTCGCCGTGTTATGGCTGCCGCATATGCGGCAAGAAGAGAGTGGGCTTCCACACCCCCGCTCGTACGCTCTCAGGTTCTCTATAAAGCCGCACAGATGCTCGAGGCCGACAGGCAGGGGTTTGCCGACGTGCTAATCCAGGAGGGTGGCAGCGCCTTCGGCAAGGCTATGTTCGAGATATCGCAAACGGTCGATCTCCTTGAGACTGCCGCGGCCGACAGCAAAAGAATCCTCGGGGAAACGTTTCATAACGATCCCGGCAAATTATCCATGACGATCCGCAGACCAAGAGGCACGGTGGTGGCAATTTCCCCGTGGAATTTTCCGCTGATCCTTTCCATGTACAAGGTGGCCTATTCGATCGCGACCGGCAACACGGTGGTGTTGAAACCGGCCAGCGAAACGCCGGTCATCGGGCTCAAGATCGGTGAACTTTTCGAGAAAGCCGGTCTTCCTGCAGGGGTACTGAACGTGATAACCGGACCAGGTAGCATCCTGGGCGATGCCTTAATCGACGACGATCGTTGTTCGTTTGTGACTATCACCGGTGAGACGGTGACCGGACGGCATGTGGCGCAAAGAGCGGCCGCGAAACTCAAGGAATACACGCTTGAGCTTGGTGGGAAGAACCCCCTTATTATCCTCGCCGACGCGGACATGGAATATGCCGTTAAATCAGCCGCCTTCAGTGCTTTTCTGCATCAGGGCGAGATATGCATGTCCGTGGACCGTGTTATTGTGGAGAAACCTATTGCGGAGGAGTTCTCCAAGAGACTCGCTGATCTCGCCTCTCATCTGCCTGTAGGCGATCCCTCTTTACCTACAACGTTCATCGGCCCGGTGATCAGCGATAACCAGGTTCAAAAGATCCATGCTCACGTCCAGGATGCCGTTGCAAAGGGCGCGAAACTTCTCACCGGAGGTACCCATGAAGGCAGGCTCTATAAGCCGACCGTGCTTTCGGCCATAACCCGTGAGATGCAAATCTATTACGAAGAGACGTTTGGCCCGGTCACATCCGTTATCCCTGTTAACGATGAAAAGCAGGCATTGGAGGTTGCGAACGATACAACCTACGGGCTTTCCGCCGGGGTCATAACCAAAGACCTCGAAAAGGCCATTTTTCTTGCTGAAGGTCTGGAAGCGGGCATGGTGCATGTGAATGATGGTTCGATCGATGCCGATGCGTGCACTCCCTTTGGCGGGTGCAAGTCGAGCGGTCAGGGACGTGAAGGCGGTCAATACTCCATTGAAGAGCTGACTGAGCTGAAGTGGGTTACTATACAGAAGAAAGGCAGAATGCTCCCCTTTTGA